The sequence ATAAGCTTGCGCGAGAGGGTTTAACTAAAGGTATCATCCAGAGTCCTTCTATCTTTGATAGCTATTTTACATCAATCCTTCATGCGTAACAAAATTACCTACATGAACCGCCGCTCCACCTAACCCTGTGTCATTCTACGAGTTGCGGAACGACGCTTTGGGTTATATTATGAGGTAAAGTTAAATTTTACTCCGTGGATTCGTCTAAATTGATAAGGATTTATTATTACAATTTAGAGAATGGATTTAATTGATGCTAATACTTTGAGTATATAAAGGAATCCAAAATGAAAGCAGCTATTAGGGGCACAGAAATTTATTTTGATGTGGCCGGTATGGAATTCCCTCCCGCGCAGAAGCCGCGCCCAATTATGTTCATGTTACATGGCGGCCCAGGAAGCGACCATACGCGTTACAAATACCATTCACTCGAATTACAAGAGGTAGCGCAGCTTATATTCATTGATCACCGAGGAAGTGGTAGAAGCAAGCAAACTGATCCAGCTGAATACACGTTAGAAAATAATATTGAAGATATAGAAGCGCTCCGAAAATATTTGGGCATAGAACAAATCATTCTATTAGGTACTTCTTATGGTGGCATGGTTGCACAAGGCTATACAATTCGTTATCCGAAAAATGTGCTCAAATTAATTTTAATCGCTACCGCACCCAGCCACGAATTTATCAGCGAAGCAAAGGAATATTTACTGAGCAATGGCACCCGGGAACAAATTGCAATAAGTGAATATCTTTGGAATGGCACCTTTAGAAATGAAGAGCATGTCGCCGAATTT is a genomic window of Gammaproteobacteria bacterium containing:
- a CDS encoding alpha/beta fold hydrolase yields the protein MKAAIRGTEIYFDVAGMEFPPAQKPRPIMFMLHGGPGSDHTRYKYHSLELQEVAQLIFIDHRGSGRSKQTDPAEYTLENNIEDIEALRKYLGIEQIILLGTSYGGMVAQGYTIRYPKNVLKLILIATAPSHEFISEAKEYLLSNGTREQIAISEYLWNGTFRNEEHVAEFFKVMENLYTKNPGALEIPKNDISYSYTSLNLGFSRFLREFDFREQLYKVACPTLVLSGEEDWVCRPTQSRVIAEKIKSATLKIFENCGHSLAIDAHDEYIAITKKFIGNP